Within Planococcus citri chromosome 2, ihPlaCitr1.1, whole genome shotgun sequence, the genomic segment TCTGAGATCGAGGTAACTATGCAGCCGCAACACCATCACCCACATCTAGACCATCAAACAGGGCATCACTGGTACTCTTCCCAGACAAAAATCCATATTActgttttgaaaagaaatctttTGAATgcaggaaatttaaaattcagttttttactactttttcaaaagttgttgaTAGTACTGAAAGAAGGGAGATTGGCCTGTAATGTTTCATAAATAATTTACTCTTGTTCTTATGAACAGGGACAATAACAATGACCTTTTTCAAAGACCTTGGGAATTTTCCTTGATTTattaatttgttaaaaatgcGCATGAAACTTTTTCTggaatcccaaaaatcaagacccaatttttggataaaaatttttcaaaagtgctaaacacaaaaaaactggTTCTCTCCTCTCCAAATATTCCTTTAGGAGagtgatttttggatatgttgtacaattttcgatttcctaTGGATTTGTTTTTAGTTTCACTCTTTTGGACTTTTTCACCACTCTCTACCCTCTCCCAAAAATTTGGGCAATCGCGAATATTGATCCAAGATCATTTCCACTCAACCCCCTCAATTCGTACGCCTAAAATACCGAATTTGAGCGaatctggcaaaaaaaataagtaggtaaatacaaGGTATGCCAAATATTGATGGATTTGGACTCCAAGAGGTTCCAAAACGGATTTACTGATTGATCCCACCCCTAATCCCGGAATCACGACAGGCTGTAAAGCCTTACTTTTTCTCTGTTCAAACGAAAAAATCAGACTAAAAAGTGATTGGGGGGGGGAGCTTAAGATTGATTGTGAGTTCTGGTGAAATAATGAGCAGAGGTacaaaacattaattttatttatatgaGTAGGTAGTCGAGACAGTTCTGaagttgataggtaggtaaatcgaTGCAGTCACCCTAAAtccgattttccaaaattaatttgttcTCAACATCTCGACCCAAAACATCCACCTGCTGCCTGGAATATTCTTCGTATCAAACCCGATTTCTTCGAGGCGTCAATTGGGTTAAATGGGATCCAATCGCTGTATTGTTTCACGATCACGTTCCAGTCAGTTTCATTTGTGATTTCAATTTGGCCGATATCAGATTCCATTTGGCACGTTTTCCAAGCTGTAATATTGTGTAAAGAACGTAGTAGCCTATATTACTGCTGAacttttttgagagagaaaaacaaTCTATAAATCATGTCTAAGGTTGTATAATGAACTCACCTCGTTTTGATGGCACCAAGCCAGCAACCAAAGCACattctatttttcgaattataTTCGCTGATTGACGATAAGTTAATGGATCATCGCCGGTTGTTCGATTAACACTATAGCTTCTCGTTTCCACGTGCACTAAATTGTTTGCATTTTGAATCGAAATAGAAAAGTAATCAATCAGGAAATTTAGTTCTAAAGGTGCCATTTCATCAGAAGCATAGTCTAAGACCATATGTCCTGTGATATTTCTAATCAACATTGTATGGGTAAAAAGGGAAGATCCCTTGTCTATGTCTAAAGATTCGATGTTCAGTAACCCCTGGATAATGACATTTCTCATTCCAAAACCGTAAAAGGGAATTAGTGGTATAAAGTAGTAATATTGCTGCCGGTCAGCTGACCCAATTTCGGGAGGTTGGTTGTCGTTTTTGATGATTTGGTTAATTGCTTCGGAGAATTTCGGGTTACGATTCATATGTTCGCGTAGCAGTGACGGCATTATGAGTTTACTCGTTTTTCTTGGCTCGTCTTCAGGCCATTTTGTGTCATCCTGAAATAAGTTTTTCTCGTATTTATTTCTGAAGTGCCTAGTTTGTGTTCATTATGACGGTTCTTGTGAATTCTTACCCGAAGATTGTAATTATACatgtaaaaattattgtagGAAAATTCGAAAGAGAATTTTACGTCTGTAGTATCTT encodes:
- the LOC135837299 gene encoding uncharacterized protein LOC135837299, which codes for MNYQRKLPLLLTLLVLKEIPSTQTASPSLTYDISKSLANWIDRIFENFKDSNIDRVLKNAFVSAKEHIVGELEYNTTDERNPALFQTEVILYNVTLCINPSDTAGTMPFTLRTWKSSDKKIRVSTERLTIVSDVGIRAHKNESYASYFAELQFQDFVLEASQKSEDTTDVKFSFEFSYNNFYMYNYNLRDDTKWPEDEPRKTSKLIMPSLLREHMNRNPKFSEAINQIIKNDNQPPEIGSADRQQYYYFIPLIPFYGFGMRNVIIQGLLNIESLDIDKGSSLFTHTMLIRNITGHMVLDYASDEMAPLELNFLIDYFSISIQNANNLVHVETRSYSVNRTTGDDPLTYRQSANIIRKIECALVAGLVPSKRAWKTCQMESDIGQIEITNETDWNVIVKQYSDWIPFNPIDASKKSGLIRRIFQAAGGCFGSRC